A single window of Rana temporaria chromosome 1, aRanTem1.1, whole genome shotgun sequence DNA harbors:
- the LOC120946916 gene encoding olfactory receptor 6B1-like, which yields MNNLTVVKEFIILGFSSIQGYQNVLLLFFTLMYTVTITVNIFLLIVIRLSPKLHKPMYFLLGNLAFLELSYITVTAPKIILDIARKRKSISFSACITQLFFFTFLGATENILLALMSFDRFLAVCFPLRYTIIMSHKMCFLLAAFSWFLGFLTTSVPIIKISQLDFCNANVINHFFCEAAPLLKLSCSDPYFKELTVIICASSVILSSVFITMLSYGYILKTILKIPTSTGKQKTVSTCASHLLVVTTFYSTVFAMYIKPTASEGSLNKVLALFYAVVTPLVNPFIYSLRNKEVKEAIKTITKKKWF from the coding sequence ATGAATAACCTAACTGTTGTCAAGGAATTTATTATTCTGGGTTTCTCCAGCATTCAGGGATATCAGAATGTCTTGCTCTTGTTTTTCACATTAATGTACACAGTTACCATTACTGTAAATATTTTCCTTCTTATAGTAATTCGACTAAGTCCAAAGCTCCATAAGCCCATGTATTTCCTTCTCGGTAATTTAGCATTCTTAGAATTGAGTTATATCACTGTAACAGCACCTAAAATTATATTAGACATAgctagaaaaagaaaaagtatttccTTCTCTGCTTGCATCACCCAGCTCTTCTTCTTCACGTTCCTTGGTGCCACAGAAAACATACTTCTTGCACTAATGTCCTTTGATCGATTTTTGGCAGTATGTTTCCCTTTGCGTTATACAATCATCATGAGCCATAAGATGTGTTTTTTGTTAGCTGCCTTTTCTTGGTTTCTAGGATTTTTGACAACTTCAGTTCCAATCATTAAAATATCACAACTTGATTTTTGTAATGCCAATGTAATTAATCATTTCTTTTGTGAAGCAGCTCCACTGCTAAAGTTATCCTGTTCAGATCCTTATTTCAAAGAACTTACTGTTATAATTTGTGCATCTTCAGTCATTCTCAGCTCAGTTTTTATAACTATGCTGTCTTATGGATATATCTTGAAAACCATTCTAAAGATTCCAACCTCCACTGGGAAACAGAAAACTGTTTCTACCTGTGCTTCACACCTATTAGTAGTCACAACATTTTATTCAACAGTATTTGCTATGTATATTAAACCTACAGCAAGTGAAGGGTCTCTGAATAAAGTTTTAGCATTGTTTTATGCTGTCGTCACCCCTCTTGTCAACCCTTTTATCTACAGCCTACGTAACAAGGAAGTTAAAGAAGCAATCAAaactattacaaaaaaaaagtggttcTGA